Part of the Syntrophorhabdales bacterium genome is shown below.
CGAAAATACAGAAGGGCTGTACACCGGAGCGGGAGGCTTTTTCAAGAAGGGCACCGCTGACGAAATAGCCGTCCAGGAATCAGTGAATACCCGCAAGGGTGTGGAGCGCTGCCTCAGGTTTGCGTATGATTTTACACGGAAACGGAACAAGAACAAAAAGCTTACTCTCGTTGCGAAGACCAACGTTCTGACGTATGCTTCGGACCTTTGGGAGCGTGCTTTTTATGAGATTGCGAAGGAGTACCCGGATATAACGACTGATTACAGTCACGTAGATGCAGCCTGCATGTGGATGGTAAAGAATCCTGAATGGTTCGACGTGATGGTCACAGATAACCTCTTCGGCGACATCATCACTGATCTCGGGGCCATGATTCAGGGAGGTATGGGCATCGCGTGCGGCGGCAATATCAATCCGTACTCTGTTTCAATGTTTGAGCCTATAGGCGGGTCGGCACCAAAGTACACGGGTAAGAATCAGATAAACCCGCTCGCTGCTATCCTGTCAGGGGCCATGATGATTCAAATCCTGGGCGAAGAGAAGGCATCACTTGCGATAGAAGAGGCCGTAGTGAGGGCCCTGAAGAGCGACATCAAATCTCTTGAGGCTGGGAAAATGGGTATGGGGACAAGAGAAGTGGGCGATCTGATTGCAAGCTACGTCTGAGGAGAGGAAAAGCACAGAGCCAAAGGCCGGAGACAGTTAACCACCCCCTCCCTGCTAACGCGCGTCTTTCAGCTTTCTGATGAGGGTATTTCTGCTCATGCCGAGCAGTTTTGCCGCCTTCGAGACGTTGCTATTGGCCGTTTTCAGGGCAGCCTTGATGAATACACGTTCTATTGAAAGCTGGACACCAGCCAAAACATTATCGTCATCATTTATCTTGGTACTGAGCAGCTTTTCGGCAAGACTCTCTAGCTGGGACTCAAATGTTTTATATAACTTCGTTATATCACTCTGTTTTTGTCTATCAACCATGTAGAACCTAACCGCTTGCATATTGTACCCACCGTTGGGTACTTTTGTAAACGAAATTCTTTGCTGGGCTAGGGATTAAACGGAGGGTTACTGAGATGGTATGGTATCGTGTAGTTAGTGACGGTTCTATATCTCATTCAGCAAGAGTACACCTGTCATAACGGTATATTACGGCAGGTCATGTTCAGTTACGAACTATAATAGTGCCTATAGATTTCGCCTGAAACGAAGACTTATGGGGCAAGGAATAACAACACGTCGGTCACAATAAGGCATGAGCCCTGCAGAAGCTTGCACTGAAACCGAAACCGTGGAGTTGTGCCGGGTGCAAGGGGAATGGGCGGTGTGAGCAGTGCCTACTGGCAGCAACCGCGATTATTTGTCAGGGGTTCCCCGCACCAGGTATGAGTGTCGGGGGCGGGGCGCTTGACGGGTTTCTGGTGTACTTGGATTTGTGGTGGTTCTGATAAGAGATATTATGTTAACTAACGACTCTTCATTACTTTCAGGATTTCGGCGATGCGGCGGTCCTTCAGGAAGTACTTTACGTTGGCCCCATTTCGCTCATGGTCAACGATGCCCTTGCTTCGGAGGACTGAAAGATGCTGTGAAACGGTGGATTGTGGAAGATTGAGGTTGCCCCAGATCGCACTCACACACTTCTCGGCATCGAGAAGACTCTCGAGTATGCGAATACGCACAGGGTGCCCGAGGGTCTTCAGAACATCGGCCCACTTCAAATAACTCTGTTTGTCCATGGGAAGGATATATGTTAGCGGAAGCCGGACTACCCTGTCAACCAAAATATTAAAAAACCTTAATCCACAGCATCAAGAGCGCGTACTCCGCAGGTTTTGCGCAGTTTGCGGGTGACTCCTGAAATATGCCACTTCACGTTGGGTCAGAGGCCGGTGCGCACCGGGACGCATGCGGCCGAGATGCACCGGGCCGATTCTGACCCGCCGTAATCTGATCACCGGATGGCCAAGAACGTCAGCAATTTTTCTGACCATGCGATTTTTGCCCTCGTGCACGATTATGCGAAACCAGGAGCTTTGCTGCTCGGACCTGATCAGCCGCATATCATCGAAAGCGTAGCGAACGCCATCCACGAGAACGCCATGCAGAGCCCTCCCGATGTCCTCAGGTAGAGGCGTGCCTTTGAGCTTGACAACATATTCCTTCTCCACCTGGTGTCGTGGATGCATCACGAGGTTAGCGAATTCACCGTCATTTGTGAACAACATAAGGCCCTCAGAGTGGAAATCGAGTCTACCCACCGGAAACAGGCGTTCCTGATCTGCGAGGAGATCCCTTGCAAGCCGTCGGTTTCTGGGGTCCGCAAGGTCAGATAAATAGCCCTGCGGCTTGTAAAGAGCAATGTATTTATGTTGGGGAGGCGCGGGTATTGTTTTGTTGTCAACAGTTACAATATCTTTATGTGGATTTACCTT
Proteins encoded:
- a CDS encoding pseudouridine synthase, which codes for MQQRLIRLSKFLADSGVASRRKADSIVADGRVTVNNITILTPFTKVNPHKDIVTVDNKTIPAPPQHKYIALYKPQGYLSDLADPRNRRLARDLLADQERLFPVGRLDFHSEGLMLFTNDGEFANLVMHPRHQVEKEYVVKLKGTPLPEDIGRALHGVLVDGVRYAFDDMRLIRSEQQSSWFRIIVHEGKNRMVRKIADVLGHPVIRLRRVRIGPVHLGRMRPGAHRPLTQREVAYFRSHPQTAQNLRSTRS
- a CDS encoding helix-turn-helix domain-containing protein, whose amino-acid sequence is MQAVRFYMVDRQKQSDITKLYKTFESQLESLAEKLLSTKINDDDNVLAGVQLSIERVFIKAALKTANSNVSKAAKLLGMSRNTLIRKLKDAR
- a CDS encoding metalloregulator ArsR/SmtB family transcription factor, which translates into the protein MDKQSYLKWADVLKTLGHPVRIRILESLLDAEKCVSAIWGNLNLPQSTVSQHLSVLRSKGIVDHERNGANVKYFLKDRRIAEILKVMKSR
- a CDS encoding 3-isopropylmalate dehydrogenase codes for the protein MGKSYKIGVIPGDGTGPEVVAEGRKVLDATAKKFGFSLHYTDYDVGGERYLKTGELLPDSVIAEFKAQDALYLGAIGHPDVKPGILEKQILLRARFELELYINLRPVKLYPGVDTPLKNKGPKDIDFVIVRENTEGLYTGAGGFFKKGTADEIAVQESVNTRKGVERCLRFAYDFTRKRNKNKKLTLVAKTNVLTYASDLWERAFYEIAKEYPDITTDYSHVDAACMWMVKNPEWFDVMVTDNLFGDIITDLGAMIQGGMGIACGGNINPYSVSMFEPIGGSAPKYTGKNQINPLAAILSGAMMIQILGEEKASLAIEEAVVRALKSDIKSLEAGKMGMGTREVGDLIASYV